One Methylosinus sp. C49 DNA segment encodes these proteins:
- the phoU gene encoding phosphate signaling complex protein PhoU, whose product MSEHIVSSYDRDLEVLGRRIAEMGGIAEKMLAEAMDALANFDIELAHRVVATDQRLDALQREIEESAILTIARRQPLAIDLRECIAAMRIAADLERVGDLAKSIAKRTVKILSEARVPRAVIGLKTMAEVAAIQLKDVLDAYAQRDVERARAVWTNDSELDALEDSVFRDLLTFMMEDPRNISFCTHLLFCSKNIERIGDHTTNVAETIVYLVTGEAMPTDRPKGRSASLSASAEPDEPAK is encoded by the coding sequence ATGAGCGAACATATCGTCAGCTCCTATGACCGCGACCTCGAAGTGCTCGGCCGTCGTATCGCCGAGATGGGAGGCATCGCCGAGAAAATGCTCGCCGAAGCCATGGATGCGCTCGCCAATTTCGACATCGAGCTCGCCCATCGCGTCGTCGCCACCGATCAGCGCCTCGACGCGCTGCAGCGGGAGATAGAGGAGAGCGCCATCCTCACCATCGCGCGGCGCCAGCCGCTCGCCATCGATCTGCGCGAGTGCATCGCCGCCATGCGCATCGCCGCCGATCTCGAGCGCGTCGGCGATCTCGCCAAGAGCATCGCCAAGCGCACGGTGAAAATCCTCTCCGAGGCGCGGGTGCCGCGCGCCGTCATCGGCCTCAAGACGATGGCGGAAGTCGCCGCCATACAGCTGAAGGACGTGCTCGACGCCTACGCCCAGCGCGACGTCGAGCGCGCAAGAGCCGTGTGGACCAATGACAGCGAGCTCGATGCGCTGGAAGATTCCGTGTTCCGCGATCTCCTCACCTTCATGATGGAGGACCCGCGCAACATCTCTTTCTGCACGCATCTGCTCTTCTGCTCGAAGAACATAGAGCGCATCGGCGACCACACCACAAATGTCGCCGAGACGATCGTCTATCTCGTCACTGGCGAGGCGATGCCGACCGATCGGCCGAAGGGCAGATCGGCGAGCCTTTCCGCCAGCGCGGAACCGGATGAGCCCGCAAAATGA
- the pstB gene encoding phosphate ABC transporter ATP-binding protein PstB translates to MTAMPVVEATIPTKVSVRDLDFYYGSSKALKSISLPLYTNKVTAFIGPSGCGKSTLLRILNRMYDLYPKQRAEGEVLLDGENILDPRVDLNLLRSRVGMVFQKPTPFPMSIYDNIAFGIRLYEKLSRSELDGRVEAALRGAALWDEVRDKLNSSGLGLSGGQQQRLCIARTVAIQPEVILFDEPCSALDPISTAKIEELIDEMSERYTIAIVTHNMQQAARVSDYTAFMYLGDLVEFGETNNLFTAPQNKKTQDYITGRFG, encoded by the coding sequence ATGACCGCCATGCCGGTTGTCGAAGCAACCATTCCGACGAAAGTCTCGGTTCGCGATCTGGATTTCTATTACGGGTCGTCGAAGGCGCTGAAATCGATCTCGCTGCCGCTCTACACCAATAAGGTGACGGCCTTCATCGGCCCGTCCGGCTGCGGCAAATCGACTCTGCTGCGCATATTGAACCGAATGTACGACCTCTATCCCAAGCAGCGCGCCGAGGGAGAGGTGCTGCTCGACGGCGAGAATATTCTCGACCCGCGCGTCGATCTGAACCTGCTGCGCTCGCGCGTCGGCATGGTGTTCCAGAAGCCGACGCCCTTCCCCATGTCGATCTACGACAATATCGCTTTCGGCATTCGCCTCTATGAGAAGCTCTCGCGCAGCGAGCTGGACGGGCGCGTCGAGGCGGCGCTGCGCGGCGCGGCGCTGTGGGACGAGGTGCGCGACAAGCTGAACTCCAGCGGCCTCGGCCTCTCGGGCGGCCAGCAGCAGCGCCTGTGCATCGCGCGCACCGTCGCCATTCAGCCGGAGGTGATCCTGTTCGACGAGCCCTGCTCGGCGCTGGACCCCATCTCCACGGCGAAGATCGAGGAGCTCATCGACGAAATGTCGGAGCGTTACACGATCGCAATCGTGACCCACAACATGCAGCAGGCGGCGCGCGTCTCCGACTACACGGCCTTCATGTATCTCGGCGATCTCGTCGAGTTCGGCGAGACCAATAATCTCTTCACCGCGCCGCAGAACAAGAAGACGCAGGACTATATCACCGGCCGCTTCGGCTGA
- the pstA gene encoding phosphate ABC transporter permease PstA, protein MSLYSSRRRINVVATTLCWTGTIFGLAWLVLILGALIYEGARGLSPAVFTEMTPPPGATGGLLNAIAGSLVMTVIGVLLGTPLGMLAGTFMAEYGRYSKLSTVVRFINDILLSAPSIVIGLFVYTVVVAQVGHFSGIAGALALAVLVVPVVVRTTEDMLLLVPLPLREAATALGLPRSHMLMRVAYRAAKSGIVTGVLLAIARVSGETAPLLFTSLNNQFWSTDLNAPVSSLPVVIFQFALSPYKDWQQLAWTGALLVTIAVLLLSITARALSSQGKHK, encoded by the coding sequence TTGTCCCTCTATTCCTCTCGCCGCCGCATCAATGTCGTCGCCACCACGCTGTGCTGGACCGGCACCATCTTCGGCCTCGCCTGGCTGGTGCTGATCCTCGGCGCGCTGATCTATGAAGGCGCGCGCGGCCTCTCGCCCGCCGTCTTCACCGAGATGACGCCGCCCCCCGGCGCAACTGGCGGCCTGCTCAACGCCATCGCCGGCTCGCTGGTGATGACGGTGATCGGCGTGCTGCTCGGCACCCCGCTCGGAATGCTCGCCGGCACCTTCATGGCCGAATATGGCCGCTACTCGAAGCTCAGCACGGTGGTGCGCTTCATCAACGACATTCTGCTCAGCGCGCCCTCCATCGTCATCGGCCTCTTCGTCTACACGGTGGTGGTGGCGCAGGTCGGGCATTTCTCCGGCATAGCGGGCGCTCTAGCGCTGGCCGTGCTGGTGGTGCCTGTCGTCGTGCGCACCACGGAGGACATGCTGCTGCTGGTGCCGCTGCCTCTGCGCGAGGCGGCGACGGCGCTCGGCCTGCCGCGCTCCCATATGCTGATGCGCGTCGCCTATCGGGCGGCGAAGTCCGGCATCGTCACCGGCGTGCTGCTGGCCATTGCGCGCGTCTCCGGCGAGACGGCGCCGCTGCTCTTCACCTCGCTCAACAATCAGTTCTGGAGCACGGATCTCAACGCGCCGGTCTCCAGCCTGCCCGTCGTCATCTTCCAATTCGCGCTCTCGCCCTACAAGGACTGGCAGCAGCTCGCCTGGACCGGCGCTCTGCTCGTCACCATCGCCGTCCTTCTGCTCTCCATCACCGCGCGCGCGCTCAGCAGCCAGGGAAAACACAAATGA
- the pstC gene encoding phosphate ABC transporter permease subunit PstC has product MALFDFFFHNLTRAAAVLVLVILGGVIFSLVYGSLPAIKAFGFGFLTTESWNPVTEKFGAVAPIYGTLVTSTIAMAIAVPLGLGIAIFLTELCPHALRRPIGVAIELLAGIPSIIYGIWGLFVLAPFLQQHVQPALISLTGDVPVLSSLFAGPPYGIGMLTAGFILAIMVLPFITSISRDVFDTVPPVLKEAASGVGCTTWEVMRYVVIPYTRVGVIGGVMLGLGRALGETMAVTFVIGNAHKVSSSLLAPGTTISATIANEFTEAVGDLYTSALIELGLILFVITFFVLAAARFMLMRIEQKSGA; this is encoded by the coding sequence ATGGCCCTGTTCGACTTCTTCTTTCATAATTTGACCCGCGCCGCCGCGGTGCTCGTTCTCGTGATTCTCGGCGGCGTGATCTTCTCGCTCGTCTATGGATCGTTGCCCGCGATCAAAGCCTTCGGCTTCGGCTTTTTGACGACGGAATCGTGGAATCCCGTCACCGAGAAATTCGGCGCCGTCGCGCCCATCTACGGCACGCTGGTGACATCGACTATCGCCATGGCCATCGCCGTGCCGCTGGGTCTCGGCATCGCCATCTTCCTCACCGAGCTCTGCCCCCATGCGCTGCGTCGGCCGATCGGCGTCGCCATCGAGCTGCTCGCGGGCATTCCGTCGATCATCTACGGCATCTGGGGCCTGTTCGTGCTCGCGCCCTTCCTGCAGCAGCATGTGCAGCCGGCGCTGATCTCGCTCACCGGCGACGTTCCCGTGCTGTCGAGCCTCTTCGCCGGACCTCCCTATGGCATCGGCATGCTGACGGCAGGCTTCATTCTGGCGATCATGGTGCTGCCCTTCATCACCTCCATCTCGCGCGACGTGTTCGACACGGTTCCGCCGGTGCTGAAGGAGGCCGCCTCGGGCGTCGGCTGCACGACCTGGGAGGTGATGCGCTATGTCGTCATTCCCTACACGCGCGTCGGCGTCATCGGCGGCGTCATGCTCGGCCTCGGCCGCGCGCTCGGCGAGACGATGGCCGTCACTTTCGTCATCGGCAACGCCCATAAGGTGTCGAGCTCGCTGCTCGCGCCGGGCACGACCATCTCGGCGACCATCGCCAATGAATTCACCGAGGCTGTCGGCGATCTCTACACTTCCGCGCTGATCGAGCTCGGCCTCATCCTCTTCGTCATCACCTTCTTCGTGCTGGCGGCGGCGCGCTTCATGCTGATGCGCATCGAGCAGAAATCGGGAGCCTGA
- the pstS gene encoding phosphate ABC transporter substrate-binding protein PstS, which yields MLSKVLHRVALATTLAVATAGAALAIDISGAGATFPYPIYAKWADSYKKETGNGLNYQSIGSGGGIKQIKARTVTFGASDQPLKADDLEAAGLTQWPQVIGGIVPVVNLDGVASGDLVLDGKTLGAIFLGEIKSWDDAAIKKLNPKAKLPSAAIAVVHRSDGSGTTFNFTNYLSKVSADWKAKVGENASVEWPVGIGAKGNEGVANNVANTKGAIGYVEYAYAKQNKLTYTKLVNKDGKTVAPTTPTFQAAASNADWANAPGFYQILTDQPGAQSWPITAATFILLPKAPQDVAAAGEALKFFGWAFAKGNKAAEELDYIPLPANVVALIKKSWAANVKDASGKPLASN from the coding sequence ATGCTTTCCAAAGTTCTCCATCGTGTCGCTCTGGCGACGACCCTGGCCGTGGCGACGGCGGGCGCCGCTCTCGCGATCGACATCTCCGGCGCCGGCGCCACCTTCCCCTATCCGATTTACGCCAAATGGGCGGACAGCTATAAGAAAGAGACCGGCAACGGCCTCAATTATCAGTCGATCGGCTCGGGCGGCGGCATCAAGCAGATCAAGGCGCGCACCGTGACCTTCGGCGCCTCCGACCAGCCGCTGAAGGCCGACGATCTGGAGGCCGCCGGCCTCACCCAATGGCCGCAGGTGATCGGCGGCATCGTGCCGGTCGTCAATCTGGACGGCGTCGCCTCTGGCGATCTCGTCCTCGACGGCAAGACGCTCGGCGCCATCTTCCTCGGCGAGATCAAGAGCTGGGACGACGCCGCGATCAAGAAGCTGAACCCGAAGGCCAAGCTCCCCTCGGCCGCGATCGCCGTCGTGCATCGTTCGGATGGATCGGGCACGACCTTCAACTTCACCAATTATCTGTCCAAGGTCAGCGCGGACTGGAAGGCCAAGGTCGGCGAGAACGCCTCGGTCGAATGGCCGGTCGGCATCGGCGCCAAGGGCAATGAGGGCGTCGCCAACAATGTCGCCAACACCAAGGGCGCCATCGGCTATGTCGAATACGCCTACGCCAAGCAGAACAAGCTGACCTACACCAAGCTCGTCAACAAGGACGGCAAGACCGTCGCGCCGACGACGCCGACCTTCCAGGCCGCGGCCTCCAACGCCGATTGGGCCAATGCGCCGGGCTTCTATCAGATCCTCACCGACCAGCCGGGCGCGCAGTCCTGGCCGATCACCGCCGCCACCTTCATTCTGCTGCCCAAGGCGCCGCAGGATGTGGCCGCGGCCGGCGAGGCGCTGAAATTCTTCGGTTGGGCCTTCGCCAAGGGCAATAAGGCGGCCGAGGAGCTGGATTATATCCCGCTGCCGGCCAATGTGGTGGCTCTCATCAAGAAGAGCTGGGCCGCCAATGTGAAGGATGCGAGCGGCAAGCCGCTGGCGTCGAACTAA
- a CDS encoding ATP-binding protein encodes MPDLRRRYQGEALLGLVIDALPEAVFVIDSEARIVASNRAARSVLPSLRPNDPLARSLRSPDVLDALDRVLRGGQPEKVIWLERLPVECWFEVHIAPLRLEGYENAAVVSLRDLTESRRVERMRVDFVANASHELRTPLASLLGFVETLQGPARDDSKARDRFLSIMRDQAQRMSRLVDDLLSLSRIEQHLHLRPDTPVDLGILVAHIVDTLAPMAEDGDIELKLDIEGTVVVPGDRDELARVAENLIENSIKYGAGPVEITLSPLGASAVFSVRDHGLGIPPEHLPRLTERFYRVDAGKSRAKGGTGLGLAIVKHIVARHRGRLAIDSAPGKGATFRVFLPLIDPEKPDGA; translated from the coding sequence ATGCCGGATCTACGCCGACGCTATCAGGGCGAAGCTCTGCTCGGCCTCGTGATCGACGCGCTGCCGGAGGCGGTCTTCGTCATCGATTCGGAGGCGCGCATCGTCGCCTCCAATCGCGCCGCGCGCTCCGTGCTGCCCTCGCTGCGGCCCAATGATCCGCTGGCGCGCAGCCTGCGCTCGCCGGATGTGCTGGACGCGCTGGACCGCGTGCTGCGCGGCGGCCAGCCGGAGAAGGTCATCTGGCTCGAGCGCCTGCCGGTGGAATGCTGGTTCGAGGTGCATATCGCGCCGCTGCGCCTCGAGGGCTATGAGAACGCCGCCGTGGTGAGCCTGCGCGACCTCACCGAATCGCGCCGCGTCGAGCGCATGCGCGTCGATTTCGTCGCCAACGCCAGCCATGAGCTGCGCACGCCGCTCGCCTCGCTGCTCGGCTTCGTGGAGACGCTGCAAGGTCCTGCCCGCGACGATTCCAAGGCGCGCGACCGCTTTCTCTCGATCATGCGCGATCAGGCGCAGCGCATGTCGCGCCTCGTCGACGATCTGCTCTCCCTCTCGCGCATCGAGCAGCATCTGCATCTGCGCCCGGACACGCCGGTCGATCTCGGAATTCTCGTCGCCCATATCGTCGACACGCTCGCGCCCATGGCGGAGGATGGCGACATAGAGCTGAAGCTCGACATAGAGGGCACGGTCGTCGTGCCGGGCGACCGCGACGAACTCGCCCGCGTCGCCGAAAATCTCATCGAGAATTCGATCAAATATGGAGCCGGCCCGGTGGAGATCACGCTCTCCCCGCTCGGCGCCTCCGCCGTCTTCTCGGTGCGCGACCACGGCCTCGGCATCCCGCCGGAACATTTGCCGCGCCTCACCGAGCGTTTCTATCGCGTGGACGCCGGCAAGAGCCGCGCCAAGGGCGGCACGGGACTCGGCTTGGCGATCGTCAAGCACATCGTCGCTCGCCACCGCGGCAGGCTCGCCATAGATTCCGCGCCAGGAAAAGGCGCCACTTTCCGCGTATTTTTGCCATTGATCGACCCAGAAAAGCCCGATGGAGCCTGA
- a CDS encoding lysylphosphatidylglycerol synthase domain-containing protein produces the protein MKRPDSDLSEAGVDAPVEEKHSASQNAGLDLLATARRYIAPNLGKALGGIASLAVFALAGFALASAISSVKFSDVRAAIAAMSAEQIFAALLLTALSYVALTGYDALALRQLRLHVPYRIAALASFASYAFSFNLGFPVVTAAAVRYWIYARVGVTAVQVANVTVIAGVTFWLGMTSVVGVGLMARAGELGAIDKLPAFLNFGLGLATCAGVGYYVVWVSLRRRRVRLRGHFFELPGLAPTGGQTLLGVADLCCAAAALYALLPHDVDLDFATFVSVYVFACILGVISHAPGGIGVFEATMLNALPSHSQESLLASLLLFRVIYYFLPFIFALALLGADEGSRRWNSLRETIARILETRE, from the coding sequence TTGAAGCGGCCAGACAGCGATCTTTCGGAGGCCGGCGTCGATGCGCCGGTCGAGGAGAAGCACAGCGCGAGCCAAAACGCGGGCCTCGATCTGTTGGCGACGGCGCGCCGCTATATCGCGCCCAATCTCGGCAAGGCGCTCGGCGGAATCGCCAGCCTCGCTGTATTCGCGCTCGCCGGTTTCGCCCTCGCCAGCGCGATCTCCAGCGTCAAATTCTCCGACGTCCGCGCCGCCATAGCGGCGATGAGCGCCGAGCAGATTTTCGCCGCTCTGCTGCTCACCGCGCTCTCCTATGTCGCGCTCACCGGCTATGACGCGCTGGCGCTGCGGCAATTGCGGCTGCATGTGCCCTATCGCATCGCCGCGCTGGCCTCCTTCGCGAGCTACGCCTTCTCCTTCAATCTCGGCTTTCCCGTCGTCACCGCGGCGGCCGTCCGCTATTGGATCTATGCGCGCGTCGGCGTCACCGCCGTTCAAGTGGCCAATGTCACCGTCATAGCGGGCGTCACCTTCTGGCTCGGCATGACCTCTGTGGTCGGCGTCGGCCTCATGGCGCGCGCCGGCGAGCTCGGCGCCATAGACAAGCTGCCGGCTTTCCTCAATTTCGGGCTCGGCCTCGCGACCTGCGCGGGCGTCGGCTATTATGTCGTCTGGGTGTCGCTGCGCCGGCGCCGGGTGCGGCTGCGCGGGCATTTCTTCGAGCTGCCCGGCCTCGCGCCCACCGGCGGCCAGACTCTGCTCGGCGTCGCCGATCTCTGCTGCGCCGCGGCCGCGCTCTATGCGCTGCTGCCGCATGACGTCGATCTCGATTTCGCGACTTTCGTCTCGGTCTATGTCTTCGCCTGCATTCTCGGCGTCATCAGCCATGCGCCGGGCGGCATCGGCGTTTTCGAGGCGACGATGCTGAACGCGCTGCCGTCGCATTCGCAGGAGAGCCTGCTGGCCTCGCTGCTGCTGTTCCGCGTCATCTATTATTTTCTGCCCTTCATCTTCGCGCTCGCGCTGCTCGGCGCAGACGAGGGCTCGCGGCGCTGGAACAGCCTGCGCGAGACCATCGCCCGTATATTGGAGACACGCGAGTAA
- a CDS encoding DNA polymerase Y family protein, with product MRCLAVHLPRLSTDRLSRKSAPSPDEAEAPFAVWAKLGGAERLTAVDVRAEAAGLVPGMAVADARAMRPALRLAEADLKADAELLGRIADWCRRFTPLAAADPPNGLLLDISGAAHLFGGEAALLAEVERRLATQGFAARGAIAPGPALARALARFSRRRHVAEGASGEELEAIAAGLPIAALDLDAAARQRLDRAGLRSLGDLLARPRAPLTARLGEEAMARLDAIACRRREPISPRFEAPDFMAERRFPEGLTRQEDIERTLRGLARELCLLLERHGVGARELEAVFYRVDGAVAHIETGTSRPLRDPDTIALLLRERLAVLAEEGLDTGYGYDVLRLGAARVERCDAPQEDLGLGKIDLAGRENARENAHDARLDDLVDRLGARLGPRRVLRAYPQASHIPELAVALRPASGPAPAAVEEAAPPPYLRAGVPARPLRLFERPEPIEAVALTPDGPPLRFRWRRLLHELAAYEGPERIAPQWWSAPENAATRDYFYVEDREGGRFWLFREELLGRESRPPRWFVHGLF from the coding sequence ATGCGTTGCCTCGCCGTGCATCTGCCGCGCCTGTCGACCGACCGGCTCTCGCGCAAAAGCGCGCCTTCGCCTGATGAGGCGGAGGCGCCCTTCGCCGTCTGGGCCAAGCTCGGCGGCGCCGAGCGGCTGACCGCCGTGGACGTGCGCGCCGAGGCGGCCGGGCTCGTCCCCGGCATGGCGGTCGCCGACGCGCGCGCCATGCGCCCCGCGCTGCGGCTGGCCGAGGCCGACCTCAAAGCCGACGCCGAGCTGCTGGGGCGGATCGCCGATTGGTGCCGTCGCTTCACCCCGCTCGCCGCGGCCGATCCGCCGAATGGGCTGCTCCTGGATATTTCGGGAGCGGCGCATCTCTTCGGCGGCGAGGCGGCGCTGCTGGCGGAGGTCGAGCGCCGCCTCGCCACCCAGGGCTTTGCGGCGCGAGGGGCGATCGCCCCCGGCCCGGCGCTGGCGCGCGCGTTGGCGCGCTTCTCCCGCCGGCGCCATGTGGCGGAGGGCGCGAGCGGGGAGGAACTGGAGGCGATCGCCGCCGGCCTGCCCATCGCCGCGCTCGATCTCGACGCGGCGGCGCGGCAAAGGCTGGACCGCGCCGGCCTGCGCAGCCTCGGCGATCTGCTGGCGCGGCCGCGCGCGCCGCTCACGGCGCGGCTCGGGGAGGAGGCCATGGCGCGGCTCGACGCCATCGCCTGCCGCCGCCGCGAGCCGATCTCGCCGCGCTTCGAGGCCCCGGATTTCATGGCCGAGCGCCGCTTTCCCGAAGGGCTCACGCGGCAGGAGGACATTGAGCGCACGCTGCGCGGCCTCGCCCGCGAGCTGTGCCTGCTGCTCGAGCGCCATGGCGTCGGCGCGCGGGAGCTGGAGGCGGTCTTCTACCGCGTCGACGGCGCCGTCGCGCATATAGAGACGGGAACCAGCCGGCCGCTGCGCGATCCAGACACGATCGCCCTGCTGCTGCGCGAGCGCCTCGCCGTGCTGGCGGAGGAGGGGCTCGACACGGGCTATGGCTATGACGTGCTGCGGCTCGGCGCCGCGCGGGTCGAGCGCTGCGATGCGCCGCAGGAGGACCTCGGCCTCGGAAAAATCGATCTGGCCGGACGGGAAAACGCGCGGGAAAATGCGCATGACGCGCGGCTGGACGATCTCGTCGATCGGCTCGGCGCGCGGCTCGGGCCGCGCCGCGTGCTGCGGGCCTATCCGCAGGCCTCGCATATTCCAGAGCTCGCCGTCGCGCTGCGGCCCGCCTCCGGCCCCGCCCCCGCGGCGGTGGAAGAAGCCGCGCCGCCTCCCTATCTCCGCGCGGGCGTCCCGGCGCGGCCTCTGCGGCTGTTCGAGCGGCCGGAGCCGATCGAGGCGGTGGCGCTCACGCCCGACGGGCCGCCGCTGCGCTTTCGCTGGCGCCGGCTGCTGCACGAGCTCGCGGCCTATGAGGGGCCGGAGCGCATCGCCCCACAATGGTGGAGCGCGCCGGAAAACGCCGCCACCCGCGACTATTTCTATGTGGAGGATCGGGAGGGCGGACGCTTCTGGCTGTTTCGCGAGGAGCTCCTCGGCCGCGAGAGCCGGCCGCCGCGCTGGTTCGTGCATGGCTTGTTCTGA
- a CDS encoding class I SAM-dependent methyltransferase, translating to MDKLISTGETNRAIFTVSDDFDRAATIDLIKRADLDDLRNPLFLEHVVIPKIGLDRFIAEHYPENIRQYCGKNFMACQMPIQLSKYLAYLSSKKINSYLEIGVAMGGTFVLTVEYLKRFNGEIDAMVIDMNPPGEHLDWYSENGGNFRYLVANTTEPKAANTVMSRKWDLVLIDADHTEEGCWRDYLMAKEFARLIAFHDVVNELTPGVAAVWKRLKEVLPTSRYREFIEQYPDFTKTAEFSKTMGLGVISLS from the coding sequence ATGGACAAGCTTATCTCCACTGGCGAAACGAATAGGGCTATTTTTACAGTTAGTGATGACTTCGATCGGGCTGCGACGATTGATTTGATTAAGAGGGCAGATTTAGACGATCTTAGGAATCCTTTGTTTCTTGAGCATGTGGTGATTCCGAAGATCGGACTGGATAGGTTTATAGCAGAACATTATCCAGAAAATATTCGCCAGTATTGCGGCAAAAATTTCATGGCATGCCAGATGCCTATCCAGCTATCTAAGTATCTTGCCTACCTTTCCAGCAAAAAGATAAATAGTTACCTGGAAATCGGCGTTGCGATGGGTGGGACGTTTGTTCTTACTGTTGAATATTTAAAGCGATTCAACGGTGAGATAGACGCGATGGTCATCGACATGAACCCTCCCGGCGAGCATCTTGATTGGTACTCAGAAAACGGCGGAAATTTTCGATATTTAGTCGCTAATACCACAGAACCCAAGGCGGCAAACACGGTGATGAGCAGAAAGTGGGATCTAGTGCTCATCGACGCTGACCACACAGAAGAAGGATGTTGGCGCGATTACCTCATGGCGAAAGAGTTTGCGCGGCTCATCGCTTTCCATGATGTCGTCAATGAGCTTACGCCTGGTGTTGCCGCTGTCTGGAAAAGATTGAAAGAGGTTTTGCCTACGTCGAGATACAGAGAGTTTATTGAACAATACCCGGACTTCACAAAAACTGCCGAGTTCTCGAAAACAATGGGGCTCGGCGTTATCTCGCTGAGTTGA
- a CDS encoding HAD family phosphatase, whose product MIKAVLFDMDGVLIDAKDWHYEALNRALALFGKAIDRDAHLATYDGLPTRRKLEILTKSKGLPVGLHPFLNDLKQSYTIELAHALCKPNFVHQRTLSRLKLDGLKLAVCSNSVRSSIELMMRLSKLDQYIDLIISNQDVSRAKPDPEMYETAMARFGISPENCLILEDNEHGIAAAQASKGHLMVVGSVSDVTYEKVATLITAINERD is encoded by the coding sequence ATGATAAAGGCTGTTCTTTTCGACATGGATGGCGTGCTGATCGACGCGAAAGATTGGCACTATGAGGCGCTGAACCGTGCGCTAGCCCTTTTCGGCAAGGCGATCGATCGGGACGCTCACCTCGCAACCTACGATGGCCTGCCAACACGGCGTAAGTTGGAGATTTTGACGAAATCGAAGGGACTGCCGGTAGGACTCCATCCCTTTCTGAATGATCTGAAGCAAAGCTACACGATCGAGCTGGCTCACGCTCTCTGCAAGCCAAATTTCGTCCATCAACGGACACTATCGCGGTTGAAATTGGATGGTCTCAAACTGGCGGTCTGCTCGAATTCTGTGCGCAGCTCTATCGAGCTGATGATGCGCTTATCGAAGCTCGACCAGTATATCGATCTCATTATTTCGAACCAGGATGTATCGCGAGCCAAGCCAGATCCCGAAATGTACGAAACTGCGATGGCTCGTTTCGGGATTTCTCCCGAAAACTGTTTGATTCTCGAAGACAATGAACACGGAATCGCTGCAGCGCAGGCCAGCAAAGGTCACTTGATGGTGGTGGGCAGCGTGTCAGATGTCACTTACGAAAAGGTTGCAACGCTCATTACGGCTATCAACGAGCGAGACTAG